The Sorangiineae bacterium MSr11954 DNA segment GGATCGGCTCTCGGTCCCCATGTCCACGGCCGAGGCGGTGAGCGTCGCCCATGCGGTGGGCGTGCGGAGCCATTTTCTGGGCCAGCGGGAGGCGTCGCCGGCCGATCTCGTCGAGTGCCTGATCGGCGCGGCCATCAAGACCGACTCGGAGGATCTGGCGCGGCTGCGGCGCTATTTCGAGCAGCGGGTCTCGAAGGGGAGCGGTCCGCACTGGCGCGCCTACTACGAGGCGCGCCACCTATTGCCATGACCGCGCGGCTCCACGTGGTGGGGGTGCGGCATCATAGCCCCGCCTGCGCGCGGCTGGTGGATTGGACCATTCGGCGCGAGAAGCCTCGCTTCGTGCTCATCGAGGGTCCCAGTGATATGAACGAGCGCCTGGACGAATTGTTGCTCGAGCATCAATTGCCGATGGCGCTCTTCACGTACCGGCGCGGTCCGGAGGGATCGAGCGGCACATGGTCGCCCTTTTGCGACTATTCGCCCGAGTGGATCGCGCTGCGCGCCGCGCGCGAGGTGGGCGCCACCGCGCTCTTCGTCGATCTGCCCGCGTGGCACGCGGCGTTCGACGGCGAGGAGAACCGTTATTCGGATCGCCACGTGCGCGACAGCGAGCGGCTCCACGAGCTGTGCGCGGAGCTCGGCTTCGAGGACACGGACGCGCTCTGGGACCATCTGTTCGAGCAGCCTTCGGACGACATCGATGCGTTGGCTTCGCGCCTCGCCGAGTACTTCGCCATGCTGCGCGGGGACGAGCCCGGCGGGCCGCGCGACGATCCGCGGGAGGACTTCATGGCCCGCTTCGTGGCGTGGGCTATGGCCGAAAGTGGCGTGGGCGGCGGCGGTGAGGGCACTGGTGGCGAGGGCCGCGATAGGAGCGGGGGCCGCGAGAGCGGCGAGGGCCGCGAGAGCGGCGAGGGCCGCGAGAGCGGTGATGGCCGCGAGAGGGGCGAAGGCGGCGAGGGCCGCGAGGGCGCCGGCGGTGAGGGCTGCGAGAGCGGTGATGGCCGCGAGGGCGCCGGCGGTGAGGGCTGCGAGAGCGGTGATGGCCGCGAGGGCGCCGGCGGTGAGGGCTGCGAGAGCGGTGATGGCCGCGAGGGCGCCGGCGGTGAGGGCTGCGAGAGCGGTGATGGTCGCGAGGGCGCCGGCGGCGAGGGCCGCGAGAGCGGTGATGGCCGCGAGAGGCGCGAGGGCGGTGTGGTGCTCGTGTGCGGCGGGTACCACAAACCCGCCATCGAGCGCGCGTGGTCGCGGGTGCCGGCGGAGCGCCCGATGGTCGCGCCGCCCGAAGGGGTGCGGGTGGGGAGCTACCTCGTTCCATTTTCGTTCCGGCGCTTGGATAGCTTCGCCGGCTATGCGTCGGGGATGCCCTCGCCCGCGTTTTATCAGACCGTTTGGCGCGAAGGGCACGCGCGCGCGGGCGAGGCGATGATGTTCGAGGCCATTCGCCATTTGCGCGAGCGCAAGCAGCGCGTCTCGCCCGCCGATGCCATCGCCGCGGCGACCCTCGCCCGAGGTCTCGCGGCGCTGCGCGGTCACCGAGCGCCCGCGCGGGTGGACGTGCTCGATGGCCTGGCCGGCGCGCTGGTGAAGGACGCGCTCGAGGCGCCGCTTCCATGGACCCGCCGCGGGGTGCTCTTGCCGCGCACCGATCCGCTGCTGGTGGAGATCGTGGCGGCGTTTTCGGGGCAGAAGGTGGGGGCGCTCGCGCCGGGCACACCGCAGCCGCCGCTGGTGCGCGACGCGTTCGAGGAGCTCGCGCGGGCCAGCATCGTTCCCACGCGGGATGTGCAGCGGCTGCGCGTGCAGCTCGCGGGCGCGTCGTCCGAGCCCCCGAAGGGCGCTCTGCAAAGCGCCGTGCTGCACCGGCTGCGCGTGCTCGGCATCCCGGGGTTCACCTTCGTGCGCGGTCCCTCGCTGGCGCGCACGCGAACGGATCTGTCCGAGGAGTGGACGGTGGCGCGCCGCCTGGAGACCGATCCGGCGTTGATCGAGGCCGCCCTGTACGGCGCGACCTTGGAGGGCGCGGCCATCGCCAAGCTGGAGGAGCAAAGCCGCGGCGCCGCGGGCGTGATGGAGCTCGCCGCGGTGCTCGTCGATGCGGCGCTCGCCCGCCTCGAGGCGTTCACGCGGCGAGGGCTTTTGGACATGGCGCGGGTGGTGGCCGCCGAGCCCTCGTTCGCGGAGCTGGGCGGCGCGCTCGCCAAGCTCCTCGCCTTGCGCCGCGGCGATTTCGTGCTCGGCGCCCGCGGCATGGCCGACTTGGACGGCGTCCTGGAGGCGTGCTTCGAACGCGGGCTCTGGCTCTTCGAGGGCATCCAGGGCGCGTCCGCCCCCCTCGACGACGCTCACGTCGGCGCGGTGCGCGCGCTGCGCGATACGCTGCGGAGGGGCAGGGGCGAGCTCGCCCTCGATCCGGCGCGCGCATACGGCGTATGCGAGCGCCGCGCGCGCGATCCCGAGGCGCCGCCTGCGCTTCGCGGCGCGGCGCTGGGGTTTCTCTGGTCGGTACGCGGGGACGACGACATCGGCGAGGACGACGAGGCCTCCGCGCTCGCCATCCTGCGCTCCGCCGCGCGCCCCGCCGCCATGGGCGACTTTCTGGGCGGGCTCTTTGCGCTCGCGCGCGAGCAGGTGGTGCGCGCGCGGCGCCTGGTGCACGCGATCGACGCGGCGCTCGAGGGGCTCTCGCGCGAGGACTTCCTGATCGCGCTCCCCGCGCTGCGCCAGGCGTTCGCATATTTTCCTCCGCGCGAGCGGCTCTCCATCGCCGAGGCCATCGCCCGGCGCGACGGAGGCAAAGCCGATCCCATGGCCTTGCTCGGCGCCAACATCGACGTGGCGGCCGTGCAGCGCGCCGCCACGCTCGAGCGTGCCGCCTCGGAGCTCGCAGCACGCTTCGGTCTCAACGATGTACACGACGCACGCGACGTTCGCGATACAGGCGATACAGGCGATATGCGCGA contains these protein-coding regions:
- a CDS encoding DUF5682 family protein, with translation MTARLHVVGVRHHSPACARLVDWTIRREKPRFVLIEGPSDMNERLDELLLEHQLPMALFTYRRGPEGSSGTWSPFCDYSPEWIALRAAREVGATALFVDLPAWHAAFDGEENRYSDRHVRDSERLHELCAELGFEDTDALWDHLFEQPSDDIDALASRLAEYFAMLRGDEPGGPRDDPREDFMARFVAWAMAESGVGGGGEGTGGEGRDRSGGRESGEGRESGEGRESGDGRERGEGGEGREGAGGEGCESGDGREGAGGEGCESGDGREGAGGEGCESGDGREGAGGEGCESGDGREGAGGEGRESGDGRERREGGVVLVCGGYHKPAIERAWSRVPAERPMVAPPEGVRVGSYLVPFSFRRLDSFAGYASGMPSPAFYQTVWREGHARAGEAMMFEAIRHLRERKQRVSPADAIAAATLARGLAALRGHRAPARVDVLDGLAGALVKDALEAPLPWTRRGVLLPRTDPLLVEIVAAFSGQKVGALAPGTPQPPLVRDAFEELARASIVPTRDVQRLRVQLAGASSEPPKGALQSAVLHRLRVLGIPGFTFVRGPSLARTRTDLSEEWTVARRLETDPALIEAALYGATLEGAAIAKLEEQSRGAAGVMELAAVLVDAALARLEAFTRRGLLDMARVVAAEPSFAELGGALAKLLALRRGDFVLGARGMADLDGVLEACFERGLWLFEGIQGASAPLDDAHVGAVRALRDTLRRGRGELALDPARAYGVCERRARDPEAPPALRGAALGFLWSVRGDDDIGEDDEASALAILRSAARPAAMGDFLGGLFALAREQVVRARRLVHAIDAALEGLSREDFLIALPALRQAFAYFPPRERLSIAEAIARRDGGKADPMALLGANIDVAAVQRAATLERAASELAARFGLNDVHDARDVRDTGDTGDMRDTRDGDPA